One segment of Antennarius striatus isolate MH-2024 chromosome 5, ASM4005453v1, whole genome shotgun sequence DNA contains the following:
- the pparg gene encoding peroxisome proliferator-activated receptor gamma isoform X1, translated as MQTPGRDLNCQKSNPLLADMVDTQQLLAWPVGFSLNGVDLSELDDSSHSLNMKHLSTLDYASISSSSIQSSLSPSLVSCISPASVAYDPSPPQSEEPLTNMDYTNLYSYRADTHNQIKMEPESPPHFSDSPVFTKLQDDSPVTTLNIECRVCGDKASGFHYGVHACEGCKGFFRRTIRLKLVYDHCDLHCRIHKKSRNKCQYCRFQKCLSVGMSHNAIRFGRMPQAEKEKLLAEFSSDMEHIHPEAADLRALSRHLYEAYLKYFPLTKAKARAILSGKTGDNVPFVIHDMKSLMEGEQFINCRQIPTQEHQQHMPTLTVGHGGSTAVHPRTECSSLDEAELRFFNSCQSRSAEAVREVTEFAKSIPGFIDLDLNDQVTLLKYGVIEILIIMMAPLMNKDGTLMSYGQVFMTREFLKSLRKPFGQMMEPKFEFSVKFNMLELDDSDMALFLAVIILSGDRPGLLNVKPIERLQETVLHSLELQLKLSHPDSLQLFAKLLQKMTDLRQIVTDHVHLIQLLKKTEVDMCLHPLLQEIIKDLY; from the exons CAGACATGGTGGACACGCAGCAGCTCCTAGCGTGGCCTGttggtttcagtctgaatggTGTCGACTTGTCAGAGCTGGACGACAGCTCCCACTCCCTCAACATGAAGCATTTGTCGACCTTAGACTACgcctccatctcttcctcctccatccagtcctctctgtctccctctcttgtATCCTGTATCTCTCCTGCCAGTGTGGCCTACGACCCCAGTCCGCCACAGAGTGAGGAACCCCTGACCAACATGGACTACACAAACTTGTACAGCTACAGAGCGGACACACACA ACCAGATCAAGATGGAGCCGGAGTCGCCTCCACATTTCTCTGATAGTCCCGTGTTCACTAAGCTCCAGGATGATTCCCCGGTGACAACACTAAACATCGAGTGTCGTGTGTGTGGAGACAAGGCCTCTGGATTTCATTATGGTGTTCACGCCTGTGAGGGTTGTAAG GGTTTCTTCAGACGCACAATCAGGTTGAAGTTGGTTTATGATCACTGTGATCTTCACTGTCGCATTCACAAGAAGTCACGTAACAAATGCCAATATTGTCGCTTCCAGAAGTGCCTCAGTGTTGGCATGTCACACAATG CAATTCGTTTTGGTCGGATGCCCCAAGCAGAGAAGGAGAAGCTGCTGGCCGAATTCTCATCTGACATGGAACACATACACCCGGAGGCAGCAGACCTGAGGGCTCTGTCCCGACATCTGTATGAGGCCTATCTGAAATACTTCCCCCTCACCAAGGCCAAGGCCAGGGCCATCCTCTCTGGGAAGACCGGAGATAACGTG CCTTTCGTCATCCATGACATGAAGTCTCTAATGGAAGGAGAGCAGTTCATTAATTGCCGGCAGATACCCACCCAGGAGCATCAGCAACATATGCCTACCTTAACAGTTGGACATGGAG GTTCCACAGCAGTTCATCCAAGGACAGAGTGCAGCAGTTTAGATGAGGCAGAACTACGCTTCTTCAACAGCTGTCAGTCACGTTCAGCTGAGGCAGTGAGAGAAGTGACAGAGTTCGCCAAGAGCATACCAGGATTTATCGACCTGGATCTCAATGATCAG GTGACTTTGCTCAAGTATGGTGTGATTGAGATCTTAATTATTATGATGGCGCCTCTGATGAACAAAGATGGGACCCTCATGTCCTACGGACAGGTCTTCATGACGCGGGAGTTCCTCAAGAGTCTCAGGAAACCTTTTGGCCAAATGATGGAACCAAAGTTTGAGTTCTCTGTCAAATTCAACATGCTGGAACTGGATGACAGTGATATGGCCTTGTTTTTGGCTGTGATAATCCTCAGTGGGG ACCGTCCAGGCCTGCTGAATGTGAAGCCGATTGAACGGCTTCAGGAGACAGTCCTACATTCACTGGAGCTACAACTGAAGCTCAGCCACCCAGACTCCCTTCAATTGTTCGCCAAGCTGCTCCAGAAAATGACTGATTTGCGTCAGATCGTCACCGACCACGTCCACCTCATACAGCTGTTAAAGAAGACAGAGGTTGACATGTGCTTGCACCCACTGTTGCAGGAGATAATCAAAGACTTGTACTAG
- the pparg gene encoding peroxisome proliferator-activated receptor gamma isoform X2, producing MQTPGRDLNCQKSNPLLDMVDTQQLLAWPVGFSLNGVDLSELDDSSHSLNMKHLSTLDYASISSSSIQSSLSPSLVSCISPASVAYDPSPPQSEEPLTNMDYTNLYSYRADTHNQIKMEPESPPHFSDSPVFTKLQDDSPVTTLNIECRVCGDKASGFHYGVHACEGCKGFFRRTIRLKLVYDHCDLHCRIHKKSRNKCQYCRFQKCLSVGMSHNAIRFGRMPQAEKEKLLAEFSSDMEHIHPEAADLRALSRHLYEAYLKYFPLTKAKARAILSGKTGDNVPFVIHDMKSLMEGEQFINCRQIPTQEHQQHMPTLTVGHGGSTAVHPRTECSSLDEAELRFFNSCQSRSAEAVREVTEFAKSIPGFIDLDLNDQVTLLKYGVIEILIIMMAPLMNKDGTLMSYGQVFMTREFLKSLRKPFGQMMEPKFEFSVKFNMLELDDSDMALFLAVIILSGDRPGLLNVKPIERLQETVLHSLELQLKLSHPDSLQLFAKLLQKMTDLRQIVTDHVHLIQLLKKTEVDMCLHPLLQEIIKDLY from the exons ACATGGTGGACACGCAGCAGCTCCTAGCGTGGCCTGttggtttcagtctgaatggTGTCGACTTGTCAGAGCTGGACGACAGCTCCCACTCCCTCAACATGAAGCATTTGTCGACCTTAGACTACgcctccatctcttcctcctccatccagtcctctctgtctccctctcttgtATCCTGTATCTCTCCTGCCAGTGTGGCCTACGACCCCAGTCCGCCACAGAGTGAGGAACCCCTGACCAACATGGACTACACAAACTTGTACAGCTACAGAGCGGACACACACA ACCAGATCAAGATGGAGCCGGAGTCGCCTCCACATTTCTCTGATAGTCCCGTGTTCACTAAGCTCCAGGATGATTCCCCGGTGACAACACTAAACATCGAGTGTCGTGTGTGTGGAGACAAGGCCTCTGGATTTCATTATGGTGTTCACGCCTGTGAGGGTTGTAAG GGTTTCTTCAGACGCACAATCAGGTTGAAGTTGGTTTATGATCACTGTGATCTTCACTGTCGCATTCACAAGAAGTCACGTAACAAATGCCAATATTGTCGCTTCCAGAAGTGCCTCAGTGTTGGCATGTCACACAATG CAATTCGTTTTGGTCGGATGCCCCAAGCAGAGAAGGAGAAGCTGCTGGCCGAATTCTCATCTGACATGGAACACATACACCCGGAGGCAGCAGACCTGAGGGCTCTGTCCCGACATCTGTATGAGGCCTATCTGAAATACTTCCCCCTCACCAAGGCCAAGGCCAGGGCCATCCTCTCTGGGAAGACCGGAGATAACGTG CCTTTCGTCATCCATGACATGAAGTCTCTAATGGAAGGAGAGCAGTTCATTAATTGCCGGCAGATACCCACCCAGGAGCATCAGCAACATATGCCTACCTTAACAGTTGGACATGGAG GTTCCACAGCAGTTCATCCAAGGACAGAGTGCAGCAGTTTAGATGAGGCAGAACTACGCTTCTTCAACAGCTGTCAGTCACGTTCAGCTGAGGCAGTGAGAGAAGTGACAGAGTTCGCCAAGAGCATACCAGGATTTATCGACCTGGATCTCAATGATCAG GTGACTTTGCTCAAGTATGGTGTGATTGAGATCTTAATTATTATGATGGCGCCTCTGATGAACAAAGATGGGACCCTCATGTCCTACGGACAGGTCTTCATGACGCGGGAGTTCCTCAAGAGTCTCAGGAAACCTTTTGGCCAAATGATGGAACCAAAGTTTGAGTTCTCTGTCAAATTCAACATGCTGGAACTGGATGACAGTGATATGGCCTTGTTTTTGGCTGTGATAATCCTCAGTGGGG ACCGTCCAGGCCTGCTGAATGTGAAGCCGATTGAACGGCTTCAGGAGACAGTCCTACATTCACTGGAGCTACAACTGAAGCTCAGCCACCCAGACTCCCTTCAATTGTTCGCCAAGCTGCTCCAGAAAATGACTGATTTGCGTCAGATCGTCACCGACCACGTCCACCTCATACAGCTGTTAAAGAAGACAGAGGTTGACATGTGCTTGCACCCACTGTTGCAGGAGATAATCAAAGACTTGTACTAG
- the pparg gene encoding peroxisome proliferator-activated receptor gamma isoform X3, whose translation MVDTQQLLAWPVGFSLNGVDLSELDDSSHSLNMKHLSTLDYASISSSSIQSSLSPSLVSCISPASVAYDPSPPQSEEPLTNMDYTNLYSYRADTHNQIKMEPESPPHFSDSPVFTKLQDDSPVTTLNIECRVCGDKASGFHYGVHACEGCKGFFRRTIRLKLVYDHCDLHCRIHKKSRNKCQYCRFQKCLSVGMSHNAIRFGRMPQAEKEKLLAEFSSDMEHIHPEAADLRALSRHLYEAYLKYFPLTKAKARAILSGKTGDNVPFVIHDMKSLMEGEQFINCRQIPTQEHQQHMPTLTVGHGGSTAVHPRTECSSLDEAELRFFNSCQSRSAEAVREVTEFAKSIPGFIDLDLNDQVTLLKYGVIEILIIMMAPLMNKDGTLMSYGQVFMTREFLKSLRKPFGQMMEPKFEFSVKFNMLELDDSDMALFLAVIILSGDRPGLLNVKPIERLQETVLHSLELQLKLSHPDSLQLFAKLLQKMTDLRQIVTDHVHLIQLLKKTEVDMCLHPLLQEIIKDLY comes from the exons ATGGTGGACACGCAGCAGCTCCTAGCGTGGCCTGttggtttcagtctgaatggTGTCGACTTGTCAGAGCTGGACGACAGCTCCCACTCCCTCAACATGAAGCATTTGTCGACCTTAGACTACgcctccatctcttcctcctccatccagtcctctctgtctccctctcttgtATCCTGTATCTCTCCTGCCAGTGTGGCCTACGACCCCAGTCCGCCACAGAGTGAGGAACCCCTGACCAACATGGACTACACAAACTTGTACAGCTACAGAGCGGACACACACA ACCAGATCAAGATGGAGCCGGAGTCGCCTCCACATTTCTCTGATAGTCCCGTGTTCACTAAGCTCCAGGATGATTCCCCGGTGACAACACTAAACATCGAGTGTCGTGTGTGTGGAGACAAGGCCTCTGGATTTCATTATGGTGTTCACGCCTGTGAGGGTTGTAAG GGTTTCTTCAGACGCACAATCAGGTTGAAGTTGGTTTATGATCACTGTGATCTTCACTGTCGCATTCACAAGAAGTCACGTAACAAATGCCAATATTGTCGCTTCCAGAAGTGCCTCAGTGTTGGCATGTCACACAATG CAATTCGTTTTGGTCGGATGCCCCAAGCAGAGAAGGAGAAGCTGCTGGCCGAATTCTCATCTGACATGGAACACATACACCCGGAGGCAGCAGACCTGAGGGCTCTGTCCCGACATCTGTATGAGGCCTATCTGAAATACTTCCCCCTCACCAAGGCCAAGGCCAGGGCCATCCTCTCTGGGAAGACCGGAGATAACGTG CCTTTCGTCATCCATGACATGAAGTCTCTAATGGAAGGAGAGCAGTTCATTAATTGCCGGCAGATACCCACCCAGGAGCATCAGCAACATATGCCTACCTTAACAGTTGGACATGGAG GTTCCACAGCAGTTCATCCAAGGACAGAGTGCAGCAGTTTAGATGAGGCAGAACTACGCTTCTTCAACAGCTGTCAGTCACGTTCAGCTGAGGCAGTGAGAGAAGTGACAGAGTTCGCCAAGAGCATACCAGGATTTATCGACCTGGATCTCAATGATCAG GTGACTTTGCTCAAGTATGGTGTGATTGAGATCTTAATTATTATGATGGCGCCTCTGATGAACAAAGATGGGACCCTCATGTCCTACGGACAGGTCTTCATGACGCGGGAGTTCCTCAAGAGTCTCAGGAAACCTTTTGGCCAAATGATGGAACCAAAGTTTGAGTTCTCTGTCAAATTCAACATGCTGGAACTGGATGACAGTGATATGGCCTTGTTTTTGGCTGTGATAATCCTCAGTGGGG ACCGTCCAGGCCTGCTGAATGTGAAGCCGATTGAACGGCTTCAGGAGACAGTCCTACATTCACTGGAGCTACAACTGAAGCTCAGCCACCCAGACTCCCTTCAATTGTTCGCCAAGCTGCTCCAGAAAATGACTGATTTGCGTCAGATCGTCACCGACCACGTCCACCTCATACAGCTGTTAAAGAAGACAGAGGTTGACATGTGCTTGCACCCACTGTTGCAGGAGATAATCAAAGACTTGTACTAG